CAGGACTATACCTACTACTTTGTACCTGCGCCTTGGCTCTCTGTTAAACTTCTTCGTTTGCTGCAAAATTATACTCCACCTGGTAAGAAACTTtgacagtttaaaaaatataagtgtATTAATTTAAAACGTTACTCAACCAACGTTTCATATCTATACTTATTTTCTGTAGCCGAGGATCCAGGAGTACGTGGAAGACTGAACGAATGTCTTGAAACCATATTGAACAAAGCTCAGGAGGCACCAAAATCGAAGAAAGTACAGCATTCTAATGCAAAAAATGCAGTTCTTTTTGAGGCGATAAGTTTGATTATTCATAACGATAGCGAGCCAAACTTGTTGGTTCGTGCTTGCAATCAGCTTGGTcaatttctatcaaatcgTGAGACTAATCTACGGTATTTAGCACTAGAATCAATGTGTCATCTTGCTACTTCCGAATTTTCTCACGAAGCTGTGAAAAAGCATCAAGAAGTTGTGATACTTTcaatgaaaatggaaaaagacGTTTCCGTGAGACAGCAAGCCGTTGATCTACTTTACGCGATGTGCGACAAAAGCAATGCCGAAGAAATTGTCCAAGAAATGCTGAATTACCTAGAAACTGCGGATTATTCGATCCGAGAAGAAATGGTATTAAAAGTAGCTATACTAGCTGAAAAATATGCAACTGATTACACGTGGTATGTCGATGTGATCCTAAATTTAATCAGGATAGCTGGTGATTATGTTTCTGAGGAGGTCTGGTACAGGGTTATTCAAATTGTTATCAATCGAGATGACGTTCAGGGATATGCTGCTAAAACTGTGTTCGAGGTAAGAATTCTATATTGGAAAATTGTCTTCATTATAGTTGGCAAAACACTGCTGTGATTGTACTAATTATCTTCTCTATGTGTAACAGGCTTTACAGGCTCCGGCATGTCATGAAAATATGGTCAAAGTTGGTGGCTACATTTTGGGTGAATTTGGGAATCTTATCGCCGGTGATCAACGTTCGTCTCCTCTAGTACAGTTTCAACTTTTACATTCCAAAGTGAGTGTGATGCCGTATGAATATCCAGATTATTTTTACACTCATTATATTTGTCTCACCTTCTTTGTTACAGTATCACTTGTGCTCCCCGATGACAAGGGCACTGCTGCTTTCGACTTACATCaaatttgtcaatttattCCCTGAAATTCGTGTTCAAATTCAAGAGGTTTTCAAGCAACACAGCAACCTACGCAGTGCTGACGCAGAATTACAGCAACGAGCTTCTGAGTACTTACAGCTGAGCATTATTGCCTCCACTGATGTCCTTGTAAGTGATAACAATACAACGTATACTGgacattattaattatcaaatATTAATACGTGAATTGATCCATCTACGTCAGGCTACCGTTCTAGAAGAAATGCCAGCTTTCCCAGAACGAGAGTCGTCCATTTTGGCtgtgctgaaaaaaaagaaaccaggTCGAGTTCCAGAGAATGAAATTAGGGAAAGCAAAAGTCCAGCACCTAATTCAAATCATCACACTGAAGCCCCTTCGGCAATATCAGCTGCAACTGTCAGCAATAATAATTCGGCAGATTTATTAGGCCTCTCTACTCCCCCATCTTCCCAGCCGACAAGCAACACTGGTGTTCTTTTGGACGTTCTTGGTGATATATATAGTGGAACACCAAACAATGTCGGTGCTACGAATGGTGCACAAAACACTTATAACCCTAAGAAGTAAGTACAGACTTTGAAACTTTGATTATCATTTATCAGTATCGATTttcgcgttttgttttttttcataatacgTCTATTTATCTGTATAGATTTGTATGTAAAAACAATGGAGTGCTATTCGAAAATGATCTGATTCAAATCGGAGTTAAGTCTGAGTTCAGACAAAATCTTGGACGCATTGGATTATTTTACGGAAATAAGACGCAATTTGTGTTACACAACTTTCACCCACAATTATCCTGGTCGGAGGAGGACGAGGCTAAACTATCTGTTCAAGTTAAGCCGGTAGATTTGGTCTTAGAAGCAGGAGCGCAAATTCAACAGATGATTAATGCTGAATGCATCGACGATTATAATGGTGATTTAATTGAACCGCTTTTTGCTGAAAACTTGCTAACTCATGGTCAGTTCTaacttacttttctttttctttcaattttttcattccagaTGCGCCGAGCATGGTAATTTGTTTTTCGTATAACAACGTGCCTCagaaaataacaatgaaattaccACTTACCATTAACAAATTCTTTGAACCTACTGAAATGAACGGGGAGTCGTTCTTTGCGAGATGGAAGAATCTTGGGGGGTAAGTAGTGTCACAACAACAACGTGGAATGTCTTTaagcaaattaaaaattcgtgTAAGAACTAAATGTGGAATTCTGTCCTTCATACTTCTTCATTTGTAAC
This genomic stretch from Neodiprion pinetum isolate iyNeoPine1 chromosome 6, iyNeoPine1.2, whole genome shotgun sequence harbors:
- the AP-2alpha gene encoding AP-2 complex subunit alpha isoform X2, whose protein sequence is MPAVRGDGMRGLAVFISDIRNCKSKEAEIKRINKELANIRSKFKGDKTLDGYQKKKYVCKLLFIFLLGHDIDFGHMEAVNLLSSNKYSEKQIGYLFISVLVNTNSDLIKLIIQSIKNDLASRNPIHVNLALQCIANIGSKEMAEAFGNEIPKLLVSGDTMDVVKQSAALCLLRLLRTAPEVVPGGEWTSRIVHLLNDQHLGVVTAAASLIDALVKRNPDEYKGCVSLAVSRLSRIVTASYTDLQDYTYYFVPAPWLSVKLLRLLQNYTPPAEDPGVRGRLNECLETILNKAQEAPKSKKVQHSNAKNAVLFEAISLIIHNDSEPNLLVRACNQLGQFLSNRETNLRYLALESMCHLATSEFSHEAVKKHQEVVILSMKMEKDVSVRQQAVDLLYAMCDKSNAEEIVQEMLNYLETADYSIREEMVLKVAILAEKYATDYTWYVDVILNLIRIAGDYVSEEVWYRVIQIVINRDDVQGYAAKTVFEALQAPACHENMVKVGGYILGEFGNLIAGDQRSSPLVQFQLLHSKYHLCSPMTRALLLSTYIKFVNLFPEIRVQIQEVFKQHSNLRSADAELQQRASEYLQLSIIASTDVLATVLEEMPAFPERESSILAVLKKKKPGRVPENEIRESKSPAPNSNHHTEAPSAISAATVSNNNSADLLGLSTPPSSQPTSNTGVLLDVLGDIYSGTPNNVGATNGAQNTYNPKKFVCKNNGVLFENDLIQIGVKSEFRQNLGRIGLFYGNKTQFVLHNFHPQLSWSEEDEAKLSVQVKPVDLVLEAGAQIQQMINAECIDDYNDAPSMVICFSYNNVPQKITMKLPLTINKFFEPTEMNGESFFARWKNLGGANQQRSQKIFKAQQPMDLAQVRTKLQGFGMQLLDGIDPNPDNFVCAGIVHMRAQQIGCLLRLEPNKQAQMFRLTVRSSKESMSIEVCNLLVDQF
- the AP-2alpha gene encoding AP-2 complex subunit alpha isoform X1, translated to MPAVRGDGMRGLAVFISDIRNCKSKEAEIKRINKELANIRSKFKGDKTLDGYQKKKYVCKLLFIFLLGHDIDFGHMEAVNLLSSNKYSEKQIGYLFISVLVNTNSDLIKLIIQSIKNDLASRNPIHVNLALQCIANIGSKEMAEAFGNEIPKLLVSGDTMDVVKQSAALCLLRLLRTAPEVVPGGEWTSRIVHLLNDQHLGVVTAAASLIDALVKRNPDEYKGCVSLAVSRLSRIVTASYTDLQDYTYYFVPAPWLSVKLLRLLQNYTPPAEDPGVRGRLNECLETILNKAQEAPKSKKVQHSNAKNAVLFEAISLIIHNDSEPNLLVRACNQLGQFLSNRETNLRYLALESMCHLATSEFSHEAVKKHQEVVILSMKMEKDVSVRQQAVDLLYAMCDKSNAEEIVQEMLNYLETADYSIREEMVLKVAILAEKYATDYTWYVDVILNLIRIAGDYVSEEVWYRVIQIVINRDDVQGYAAKTVFEALQAPACHENMVKVGGYILGEFGNLIAGDQRSSPLVQFQLLHSKYHLCSPMTRALLLSTYIKFVNLFPEIRVQIQEVFKQHSNLRSADAELQQRASEYLQLSIIASTDVLATVLEEMPAFPERESSILAVLKKKKPGRVPENEIRESKSPAPNSNHHTEAPSAISAATVSNNNSADLLGLSTPPSSQPTSNTGVLLDVLGDIYSGTPNNVGATNGAQNTYNPKKFVCKNNGVLFENDLIQIGVKSEFRQNLGRIGLFYGNKTQFVLHNFHPQLSWSEEDEAKLSVQVKPVDLVLEAGAQIQQMINAECIDDYNDAPSMVICFSYNNVPQKITMKLPLTINKFFEPTEMNGESFFARWKNLGGANQQRSQKIFKAQQPMDLAQVRTKLQGFGMQLLDGIDPNPDNFVCAGIVHMRAQQIGCLLRLEPNKQAQALPYFQMFRLTVRSSKESMSIEVCNLLVDQF